The proteins below are encoded in one region of Gemmatimonadota bacterium:
- a CDS encoding S41 family peptidase: MRPLLAIAAVLVVAFPAFAREGYYRHPAIFEDTLVFTAEGDLWRVSVSGGTAVRMTSHAGEESRGAISPDGAWVAFSASYDGPEEVFVMPLAGGVPKPLTCEGERARVVGWTPGGEVLYATRHHSTLPQWQMAAVHPRTGRSRVYPLHQASDGCVGAGTLFFNRFAPTSSSTKRYRGGMAQDVWRFADGDTEAACLTADFDGADRSPRWWAGRVLFVSDRDGVMNLWSMAQDGSDLRQHTTHTDFDAKDPEISGDRVVYQHGADLRVQDLVTGEDWRVEVSLPSDFERSRSRWVTDPMEYLTSAHVSPDGEQVALTARGRVFVAPAAAGRIVTVTPDGGARWRSARFLGDGGGLVALSDRTGEVEFHRLDPERPGEAEPLTRDARVFRADGVPSPDGRTLVFDDKNQELWIHDVERGRTERIDTSEEDGFSDFAWSPDSEWLAYVKVAPNHFSRIHLRRIRTGESLALTSDRVNSFSPAWSPDGAWLYFLSDRDLRSLVRNPWGPYQPEPHIDRPTGVYVADLAGGMASPFQEENELTRAAARDEAEAEDDSEEDEDDIKVRIEQAGLPQRIHRVPLESANRRSLATNGERLFWIETATSFDREKSLRSASIESGEAEAVTLAEDMASFELSADGQKLLVRREASLHVVDAGEGVAEALEDGRVDLSGWAIELDPREEWRQMFVEAWRLERDYFYDPALHGIDRDAILGKYLPLVDRVTDRREFADLLRELVGELSASHTYVFGGDIREASEHVGPAFLGATLAPEAKGFRIERIFRSDPDLPERFSPLARPDLDIRSGDVIAAINGVSCEGADDAGAMLRNQAGKQVLLRILPQGKGDARSVVVEPMTAGEERDLRYRDWEESRRLRVEERGSGRVGYVHLRAMGTADYTRWARGFYPVFRREGLVIDARHNRGGNIDSWILEKLLRPAWFFWQGRVGRPTLNMQYAFRGHVVVLCNERTVSDGEILTEGIRRLGIGAIVGTRTQGGEIWLSFNNWLADGGIASAAAWGVFGPEGDWLIEGHGVDPDIVVDNLPHATHLGGDAQLDAAVEHLLARMREDPVEEVTAPPYPDKSFLPE, translated from the coding sequence ATGAGACCACTTCTGGCAATCGCGGCGGTTCTCGTCGTTGCGTTTCCCGCGTTCGCACGCGAAGGGTATTACCGGCACCCGGCGATCTTCGAGGACACCCTCGTCTTCACGGCGGAGGGGGACCTGTGGCGAGTCTCCGTTTCCGGCGGCACGGCGGTGCGAATGACCTCCCACGCGGGGGAGGAGTCGCGCGGGGCGATCTCTCCCGATGGTGCGTGGGTGGCGTTCAGCGCGTCGTATGACGGGCCGGAGGAGGTGTTCGTCATGCCGCTTGCGGGCGGGGTGCCGAAGCCGCTGACCTGCGAGGGGGAACGAGCGCGCGTGGTCGGGTGGACCCCCGGCGGAGAGGTGCTCTACGCAACGCGCCATCACTCGACCCTTCCGCAGTGGCAGATGGCGGCCGTCCATCCACGGACCGGGCGTTCGCGGGTCTATCCACTGCATCAGGCGTCGGACGGGTGTGTGGGCGCGGGGACGCTCTTCTTCAACCGGTTTGCGCCGACATCCAGCAGCACGAAGCGGTACCGCGGCGGGATGGCGCAGGATGTGTGGCGCTTCGCCGACGGAGATACGGAAGCCGCATGTTTGACCGCGGACTTCGACGGGGCGGACCGCAGTCCCCGATGGTGGGCCGGGCGCGTTCTTTTCGTGAGCGATCGCGATGGCGTGATGAACCTGTGGTCGATGGCGCAGGATGGATCGGACCTCCGGCAGCATACGACCCACACGGACTTTGATGCGAAGGACCCGGAGATTTCCGGCGACCGTGTGGTGTACCAGCACGGCGCGGACCTTCGCGTGCAGGATCTCGTGACCGGAGAAGATTGGCGGGTCGAGGTGTCTCTCCCCAGCGACTTCGAGCGGTCGCGTTCCCGGTGGGTCACCGATCCGATGGAGTACCTGACCTCCGCCCATGTCTCGCCCGATGGAGAGCAGGTGGCGCTGACGGCACGCGGGCGTGTGTTCGTCGCACCGGCGGCGGCGGGGCGGATCGTTACGGTGACTCCGGACGGAGGCGCACGCTGGCGGAGCGCACGGTTCCTCGGGGACGGAGGGGGGCTGGTTGCGCTTTCGGACCGGACGGGCGAAGTCGAGTTCCACCGGCTCGACCCGGAGCGTCCCGGAGAGGCGGAACCCTTGACGCGGGACGCGCGTGTCTTCCGGGCGGATGGGGTGCCGTCGCCGGATGGGCGCACCCTTGTCTTCGACGACAAGAACCAGGAACTGTGGATTCACGATGTGGAGCGCGGGCGCACCGAACGCATCGACACCTCGGAGGAAGATGGCTTCAGCGACTTCGCATGGTCGCCCGACAGCGAGTGGCTGGCGTATGTCAAGGTGGCGCCGAATCACTTCAGTCGTATCCATCTCCGCCGGATCCGTACGGGGGAATCGCTTGCGCTGACCAGCGACCGGGTGAACAGCTTCAGCCCGGCATGGTCGCCGGACGGCGCGTGGCTGTACTTCCTCTCCGACCGGGACCTTCGCTCGCTCGTGAGGAATCCGTGGGGTCCGTACCAGCCGGAACCGCACATCGATCGTCCCACGGGAGTCTATGTCGCGGACCTCGCGGGCGGGATGGCGTCGCCGTTTCAGGAGGAGAACGAACTGACGCGTGCCGCCGCACGGGATGAGGCGGAGGCGGAGGACGACTCCGAAGAAGACGAGGACGACATCAAGGTGCGGATCGAGCAGGCGGGGTTGCCGCAGCGCATCCATCGCGTGCCGCTGGAGTCCGCCAACAGGCGATCCCTTGCGACCAACGGGGAGCGGCTGTTCTGGATCGAGACGGCAACCTCCTTCGATCGGGAGAAGTCGCTCAGGAGTGCGTCGATCGAGTCGGGTGAGGCGGAAGCGGTGACACTGGCGGAAGACATGGCCTCCTTCGAACTGTCCGCCGACGGGCAGAAGCTCCTGGTGCGGCGGGAGGCTTCGCTCCATGTGGTGGATGCGGGCGAAGGGGTCGCGGAGGCGCTGGAAGACGGGCGCGTGGACCTGTCCGGGTGGGCGATCGAACTCGATCCGCGCGAGGAGTGGCGGCAGATGTTCGTCGAAGCGTGGCGGCTGGAACGCGACTACTTCTACGATCCGGCCCTTCACGGGATCGACCGGGACGCGATCCTGGGGAAGTACCTTCCGCTGGTGGATCGCGTGACGGACCGACGCGAGTTCGCCGATCTCCTGCGCGAACTGGTGGGTGAGCTGTCCGCGTCGCACACCTATGTGTTCGGCGGGGACATTCGCGAGGCAAGCGAACATGTCGGCCCGGCATTTCTCGGGGCGACGCTTGCGCCCGAAGCGAAGGGCTTCCGCATTGAGCGGATCTTCCGGTCCGATCCCGATCTCCCGGAACGCTTCTCGCCGCTGGCACGGCCGGATCTGGACATTCGCTCCGGTGATGTGATCGCGGCGATCAACGGCGTGTCGTGCGAGGGTGCCGACGACGCCGGCGCCATGCTGCGGAATCAGGCGGGAAAGCAGGTGCTGCTGCGGATTCTCCCGCAAGGGAAGGGAGACGCGCGGAGCGTCGTCGTGGAACCGATGACGGCTGGCGAGGAGCGCGATCTTCGGTATCGGGACTGGGAGGAGTCGAGGCGGCTGCGGGTGGAGGAACGCGGGTCGGGGCGGGTGGGCTATGTTCACCTGCGGGCGATGGGGACCGCGGACTACACACGCTGGGCGCGCGGGTTCTATCCCGTGTTTCGTCGTGAAGGGCTGGTGATCGACGCACGCCACAATCGCGGCGGGAACATCGACAGCTGGATTCTGGAGAAGCTCCTTCGGCCCGCGTGGTTTTTCTGGCAGGGGAGAGTCGGGCGGCCGACCTTGAACATGCAGTACGCCTTCCGGGGGCATGTCGTGGTGCTGTGCAATGAGAGAACGGTCTCCGACGGCGAAATCCTGACGGAAGGGATTCGCCGTCTCGGGATCGGGGCGATCGTCGGCACGCGGACCCAGGGCGGAGAAATCTGGCTGTCGTTCAACAACTGGCTGGCGGACGGAGGGATCGCTTCGGCAGCGGCGTGGGGGGTGTTCGGGCCGGAGGGTGACTGGCTGATCGAGGGACACGGCGTGGACCCTGACATCGTGGTGGACAATCTCCCTCATGCGACGCACCTCGGGGGCGACGCGCAGTTGGACGCCGCCGTGGAACACCTGCTGGCCCGCATGCGGGAAGATCCGGTGGAGGAGGTGACAGCACCCCCTTATCCGGACAAGTCCTTCCTGCCGGAATAG
- the topA gene encoding type I DNA topoisomerase, producing the protein MAKLVVVESPAKARTISRFLGDGYAVEASFGHVRDLPGGAKEIPARFKKKEWARFGVNVDADFEPIWVIPAGSRKHIQILKKALAGADELLLATDEDREGESISWHVMEILKPKVPVRRIAFHEITKTAIQEALENPRDIDLNLVQAQESRRILDRLFGYELSPLLWRKVASGLSAGRVQSPAVRLCVMRERERMAFRAAGYWDAEAEFTKDSRSFTARLSRIDGTKVATGKDFDPDTGALKKRSKALWLKEEGAKSLVAGLDAQPFAVTSLEEKPVKRRPAPPFMTSSLQQEANRKLGMSARNTMRVAQRLYEGVNGLDGLITYHRTDSTTLSKKALGEAERTIRKLYGEDYTDGWRFYATKAKNAQEAHEAIRPTNVARTPDSLAGRLKSEELRVYELIWKRMIASQMTDARLLRTTVELTAKESGGEEREAVFTATGQSIDFPGFLRAYVEGSDDPDAKMADREVILPSLAIDESLRPDSLEACGHETSPPARYTEASLVKKLEAEGIGRPSTYASILETIQARGYITKRGNALVPTPVAFCVTILMEDHFAEFVDIGFTARLEQILDDISNGERDSRDFLNAFYFGDDTSPGLRSRIHDEADSIEYPALNIGQDPKTGHAVVVKVGRFGAYLQMGGNGSGSEGQDADDRVTAPLPEDTALADFSLENALELLELSKRGPESLGTDPATGLDVFVLSGRFGPYVQLGETPEDRNAEKPRRASVPKGQSPDEVLLADALHWLSLPRTLGTHPETGEEVIAATGRFGPYLRCAKETRSLTADDDVYTIELERALAILAQPKLRRGQRAAKALRELGKAPGTETDIRILDGRYGPYITDGEVNASLPKSASVEEYTLDEAVAHLRENGKAPKSRRKKSAAKSKSKAKRKTKAKAKSKTKAKRKTKAKRKADD; encoded by the coding sequence ATGGCAAAGCTTGTCGTCGTCGAGTCGCCTGCCAAGGCTCGGACCATTTCCCGCTTTCTCGGGGATGGCTATGCCGTGGAAGCCAGCTTCGGCCATGTCCGGGACCTTCCCGGCGGGGCGAAGGAAATCCCCGCACGCTTCAAGAAGAAGGAGTGGGCGCGCTTTGGAGTGAATGTAGACGCCGACTTCGAACCGATCTGGGTCATCCCCGCCGGCAGTCGAAAGCACATCCAGATCCTGAAGAAGGCGCTGGCCGGAGCGGACGAACTTCTCCTGGCCACGGATGAGGACCGCGAAGGCGAGAGCATCAGCTGGCATGTCATGGAGATACTCAAGCCGAAGGTGCCCGTCCGGCGGATCGCCTTCCACGAGATCACAAAGACCGCCATTCAGGAAGCGCTGGAAAACCCCCGGGACATCGACTTGAACCTCGTGCAGGCGCAGGAGAGTCGCCGCATTCTGGACCGGCTCTTCGGGTACGAACTGTCGCCCCTCTTGTGGCGGAAGGTCGCATCGGGATTGTCTGCGGGGCGCGTTCAGAGTCCGGCCGTTCGGCTGTGCGTCATGCGCGAGCGCGAACGGATGGCATTCCGCGCGGCCGGGTACTGGGATGCCGAGGCCGAGTTCACGAAGGACAGCCGGAGTTTTACGGCCCGCCTCTCCCGGATCGACGGCACGAAGGTCGCGACCGGCAAGGACTTCGACCCGGACACCGGGGCGCTCAAGAAGCGATCGAAGGCGCTGTGGCTGAAGGAGGAGGGCGCGAAGAGCCTCGTGGCGGGGCTGGACGCGCAGCCGTTTGCCGTGACCTCCCTCGAAGAGAAGCCCGTGAAGCGTCGTCCCGCGCCGCCGTTCATGACCTCGTCGCTTCAGCAGGAAGCCAACCGCAAGCTCGGCATGTCCGCACGCAACACCATGCGCGTGGCACAACGCCTCTACGAAGGTGTCAACGGTCTCGACGGACTCATTACTTACCACCGTACGGACTCCACCACGCTGTCGAAGAAGGCTCTGGGCGAAGCCGAACGCACCATCCGCAAGCTCTACGGCGAAGACTACACGGACGGCTGGCGCTTCTACGCCACGAAGGCAAAGAACGCGCAGGAAGCGCATGAGGCCATCCGCCCGACAAATGTGGCGCGCACGCCGGACTCGCTGGCCGGGCGCCTCAAGTCGGAGGAACTTCGCGTGTACGAACTCATCTGGAAGCGGATGATCGCCAGCCAGATGACCGACGCGCGGCTTCTGCGGACCACCGTGGAGCTGACGGCAAAGGAGTCTGGAGGCGAGGAACGCGAGGCCGTCTTCACCGCCACGGGCCAGTCGATCGACTTCCCGGGATTTCTGCGCGCCTATGTCGAAGGCTCCGACGACCCGGACGCGAAGATGGCCGATCGCGAGGTGATTCTCCCTTCGCTCGCCATCGACGAGTCACTCCGGCCGGATAGCCTGGAGGCGTGCGGACACGAGACCTCGCCGCCCGCACGCTACACGGAAGCCAGCCTCGTGAAGAAGCTGGAAGCGGAAGGCATCGGCCGCCCGTCCACCTACGCCTCCATCCTCGAGACGATCCAGGCACGCGGATACATCACCAAGCGCGGGAATGCGCTCGTCCCGACTCCGGTCGCCTTCTGCGTGACCATCCTCATGGAGGACCACTTCGCCGAGTTCGTGGACATCGGCTTCACGGCCCGGCTGGAGCAGATCCTCGACGACATCTCCAACGGGGAACGCGACTCGCGCGACTTCCTGAACGCGTTCTACTTCGGAGATGACACTTCGCCGGGACTTCGCAGCCGCATCCACGATGAAGCCGACAGCATCGAGTACCCCGCACTGAACATCGGACAGGATCCGAAGACCGGACACGCTGTCGTGGTGAAGGTCGGACGATTCGGCGCTTATCTTCAGATGGGCGGCAACGGGAGTGGCTCGGAGGGCCAGGACGCTGACGACCGCGTCACCGCGCCGCTTCCCGAGGACACCGCGCTGGCAGACTTCTCGCTGGAAAACGCGCTCGAACTGCTGGAACTCAGCAAGCGAGGCCCGGAAAGCCTCGGGACGGACCCTGCAACCGGACTGGATGTCTTCGTGCTGTCGGGGCGCTTCGGCCCTTATGTGCAACTTGGTGAGACCCCCGAAGACCGCAACGCGGAGAAGCCCCGTCGCGCGTCCGTACCCAAGGGCCAGTCACCCGACGAAGTGCTCCTTGCCGACGCCCTTCACTGGCTTTCGCTGCCGCGCACGCTGGGAACGCACCCCGAGACCGGCGAGGAAGTGATCGCCGCGACCGGAAGGTTCGGACCCTACCTCCGCTGCGCCAAGGAGACGCGCTCCCTCACCGCGGACGACGATGTCTACACCATCGAACTGGAACGCGCCCTGGCCATTCTTGCGCAACCGAAACTCAGGCGGGGACAGCGTGCCGCCAAGGCTCTCAGGGAACTGGGGAAGGCGCCGGGAACCGAGACGGACATCCGCATTCTCGACGGCCGCTACGGTCCGTACATCACCGACGGCGAAGTGAACGCATCGCTGCCGAAGTCCGCTTCCGTGGAGGAGTACACTTTGGACGAAGCCGTCGCGCACCTTCGCGAAAACGGGAAGGCCCCGAAGAGTCGCCGGAAGAAGAGCGCCGCGAAGAGCAAGAGCAAGGCGAAGCGGAAGACAAAGGCGAAGGCGAAGAGCAAGACGAAAGCGAAGCGGAAGACAAAGGCGAAGCGGAAAGCGGACGACTAG
- a CDS encoding T9SS type A sorting domain-containing protein — protein MMRPLLHPCSLAAPLSLMVCLLLVHTPAPAEQLGAYAEGSLSFHYQQWPFGSFSGDFSATGTVLDTTGWQNGQTESCGGSISAAADSFTVWGYGATLNADSTTDLAGIWVRTVGAPQPGNYAVDMQDFTAGFIFFDNISGFTPPADSTDPAAWLDGIVADHKFAASGGSIQVSAVADTVFLGSFSGSMVDPNTFMIISVSGGSFDFTGPPLPTAAPLSGTASLADHSVHPSPFSGHTRIRFSLDAPSHARVSIFDVSGRQVAVLFDRAVPEGEHSAHWSGMNAEGFSVQRGLYFYRIQTGQGTVASGKVVRAP, from the coding sequence ATGATGCGTCCCCTCTTGCACCCCTGTTCCCTTGCCGCTCCGCTCTCGCTGATGGTGTGCCTGCTTCTCGTACACACTCCCGCTCCCGCCGAACAACTTGGTGCCTACGCCGAAGGATCTCTGTCGTTTCATTACCAGCAGTGGCCCTTCGGTTCCTTCTCCGGCGACTTCTCCGCAACCGGCACCGTGCTGGACACGACCGGATGGCAGAACGGCCAGACGGAAAGTTGCGGAGGATCGATCAGCGCCGCGGCGGACTCCTTCACTGTCTGGGGCTACGGAGCCACACTGAACGCGGACTCCACCACGGATCTGGCGGGCATCTGGGTGCGCACTGTCGGAGCACCGCAACCGGGGAACTACGCCGTCGACATGCAGGACTTCACCGCCGGTTTTATCTTCTTCGACAACATCTCCGGGTTCACCCCGCCGGCAGACTCGACGGACCCCGCCGCCTGGCTCGACGGCATTGTGGCCGATCACAAGTTCGCTGCAAGCGGCGGCTCCATTCAGGTGTCCGCAGTCGCCGACACCGTGTTCCTCGGTTCCTTCTCCGGGTCGATGGTGGATCCAAACACCTTCATGATCATCAGCGTGTCCGGCGGATCCTTCGACTTCACCGGGCCGCCTCTTCCCACGGCCGCGCCCCTGAGCGGAACCGCTTCCCTTGCGGACCACTCCGTGCATCCCAGCCCTTTCTCCGGGCACACGCGCATTCGTTTCTCGCTCGATGCCCCCTCCCACGCACGGGTCTCCATCTTTGATGTCTCGGGACGGCAGGTGGCCGTGCTCTTTGACAGGGCGGTCCCGGAAGGGGAGCACTCCGCACACTGGTCCGGAATGAATGCGGAGGGGTTCTCCGTGCAGCGGGGGTTGTACTTCTACCGAATCCAGACCGGGCAGGGAACCGTCGCCTCCGGGAAGGTCGTGCGGGCGCCGTAG
- a CDS encoding FlgD immunoglobulin-like domain containing protein — protein MLDVRGAVVHTASIPAGRTSGTYRWDGRNNAGRQCADGVYYIRMESESGHATRAVSLLR, from the coding sequence GTGCTCGATGTTCGGGGGGCCGTCGTTCACACGGCGTCCATTCCGGCAGGCCGGACTTCCGGAACCTATCGCTGGGACGGGAGGAACAACGCCGGGCGCCAGTGCGCGGACGGCGTGTACTACATTCGTATGGAATCGGAGAGCGGACACGCCACGCGTGCGGTCAGCCTGCTTCGGTAA